The proteins below are encoded in one region of Mycobacterium botniense:
- a CDS encoding nuclear transport factor 2 family protein encodes MLSQAEISDRLEIQQLLVAYSTAIDTRRFDDLDHVFTPDAYIDYRAMGGIDGRYPQVKAWLAEVLPNFLNYAHMLGLPSIRLSGDSATARTFCFNPMVFGGERPGTMLLGLWYDDEFVRTPEGWRMSRRTEIKCFDRRP; translated from the coding sequence ATGTTGAGCCAGGCTGAAATTTCTGACCGATTGGAGATCCAGCAGCTGCTGGTCGCCTATTCCACCGCGATCGACACGCGCCGATTCGACGATCTCGACCACGTATTCACACCGGACGCCTATATCGACTACCGCGCGATGGGCGGTATCGACGGCCGTTACCCGCAGGTGAAGGCATGGCTTGCCGAGGTGCTGCCGAACTTCCTCAATTACGCGCATATGCTGGGTCTGCCATCGATCCGGCTGTCCGGTGACTCCGCCACCGCGCGGACGTTCTGTTTCAACCCGATGGTGTTTGGGGGCGAGCGCCCCGGCACCATGCTGCTGGGTCTCTGGTATGACGACGAGTTCGTCCGCACACCCGAGGGTTGGCGGATGAGCCGCCGAACCGAGATCAAATGCTTCGACCGGCGTCCCTGA